One Coleofasciculus sp. FACHB-1120 DNA window includes the following coding sequences:
- a CDS encoding response regulator transcription factor, whose amino-acid sequence MKKILLVDDDRTLRTVLTRYLQNQGYLVQDVSSGMEALSAFEKAPPDLVVSDVMMPEMDGLEFCRRLRTTPIGQLVPFIFLSGKGELEDRIQGHTIGADDYLTKPFDPRELVAKIEAQLERSRRIHAEMVRLMQQMATSSTAATATLGTLGSATCEPLPLTPAEQRVFWEVIQGFTNKQISDRLFISPRTVQTHLSNILSKLELENRSQLVRFAFEHGYRPPTHEEQ is encoded by the coding sequence ATGAAAAAAATTTTGCTCGTTGATGATGATAGAACCCTGCGAACTGTCTTGACACGCTACCTGCAAAACCAGGGGTATCTGGTTCAGGATGTAAGTTCTGGTATGGAGGCATTAAGCGCTTTTGAAAAAGCTCCACCGGATCTGGTGGTGAGCGATGTGATGATGCCGGAGATGGACGGGTTGGAATTCTGCCGACGCCTGCGAACAACTCCGATCGGGCAATTGGTACCGTTTATCTTTTTGTCAGGTAAAGGAGAGCTAGAAGACCGAATTCAAGGTCATACGATTGGGGCAGATGATTATCTAACCAAACCCTTCGATCCTAGGGAATTAGTTGCAAAAATTGAAGCTCAGCTAGAGCGATCGCGCCGCATCCATGCGGAAATGGTACGGTTGATGCAGCAGATGGCAACCAGTTCCACCGCAGCAACAGCAACCCTCGGAACATTGGGTTCTGCCACCTGCGAGCCGCTTCCGTTAACACCCGCAGAGCAAAGAGTTTTTTGGGAGGTAATTCAGGGATTTACCAATAAACAAATTAGCGATCGCTTGTTTATCAGTCCGCGTACCGTTCAGACTCACCTCAGCAACATCCTCAGTAAGCTGGAACTAGAGAATCGCTCTCAACTGGTTCGCTTTGCTTTTGAACACGGATACCGACCTCCCACCCATGAAGAGCAGTGA
- a CDS encoding NADP-dependent isocitrate dehydrogenase codes for MYEKITPPDMGERIIFKDGEPVVPDNPIVPFIRGDGTGIDLWPAAQKVFDAAVQAAYGGKRQISWFKIYAGDEACEKYGTYQYLPQDTLDAIKEYGIAIKGPLTTPIGGGIRSLNVALRQIFDLYSCVRPCKYYPGTPSPHKSPEKLDVIIYRENTEDIYLGIEWRQGSEIANKLIDILNNELIPATPEHGKKQIPLDSGIGIKPISKTGSQRLVRRAIKNALRLPKRKQMVTLVHKGNIMKYTEGAFRDWGYEVAIAEFRAECVTERESWILDNKARNPEITLEENARQIEPGYDALTAEKKAQITREVEDVLNAIGETHGNGQWKDKVMVNDRIADSIFQQIQTRPDEYSILATMNLNGDYLSDAAAAIVGGLGMGPGANIGDRCAIFEATHGTAPKHAGLDRVNPGSVILSGVMMLEFMGWQEAADLIKHGIGQAISNGEVTYDLARLMEPPVEPLKCSEFASAIIKYFQTNE; via the coding sequence ATGTACGAAAAAATCACTCCCCCTGACATGGGCGAACGTATCATCTTCAAAGATGGCGAACCCGTTGTTCCAGACAACCCGATTGTTCCTTTCATTCGCGGAGACGGCACGGGTATCGACCTCTGGCCCGCCGCCCAGAAGGTCTTTGATGCTGCTGTCCAAGCTGCTTATGGTGGCAAGCGACAAATCAGCTGGTTCAAAATTTATGCCGGGGATGAAGCCTGCGAGAAGTACGGCACCTACCAATATTTGCCCCAAGATACCCTAGACGCCATTAAAGAATACGGGATTGCTATCAAAGGGCCGCTAACAACCCCCATTGGGGGCGGTATCCGGTCGCTGAATGTGGCATTGCGTCAGATTTTTGACCTTTACTCCTGTGTCCGCCCCTGCAAGTATTACCCAGGCACCCCCTCTCCCCATAAAAGCCCAGAGAAACTCGATGTCATCATCTATCGAGAAAATACAGAAGACATCTACCTGGGAATTGAGTGGCGTCAAGGCAGCGAAATTGCTAACAAGTTGATTGACATCCTCAATAATGAGCTAATTCCAGCAACGCCAGAACATGGTAAAAAGCAAATCCCCCTAGACTCTGGAATCGGCATCAAGCCAATTAGTAAGACGGGTTCCCAGCGCCTAGTGCGCCGTGCAATTAAGAATGCCCTACGGCTACCCAAGCGTAAACAGATGGTGACGCTGGTGCATAAGGGCAACATCATGAAGTACACCGAAGGCGCTTTCCGCGATTGGGGTTACGAAGTAGCGATCGCTGAATTTCGCGCCGAGTGCGTTACAGAACGAGAATCGTGGATTCTGGACAACAAAGCCCGTAATCCAGAGATTACCTTGGAAGAAAACGCCCGTCAGATTGAGCCTGGGTACGACGCCCTTACGGCAGAGAAAAAAGCCCAAATTACCCGTGAAGTTGAAGATGTTCTCAATGCTATCGGGGAAACCCACGGCAACGGTCAGTGGAAAGACAAGGTGATGGTGAACGATCGAATTGCCGATAGCATTTTCCAACAGATTCAGACTCGACCGGATGAATATTCCATCCTGGCGACGATGAACCTGAATGGTGATTATTTGTCAGATGCAGCGGCAGCAATTGTCGGTGGGCTGGGGATGGGACCAGGAGCCAATATTGGCGATCGATGCGCCATCTTTGAAGCGACTCATGGCACCGCACCAAAGCACGCTGGACTCGATCGGGTAAACCCCGGTTCGGTCATTTTGTCAGGCGTGATGATGTTGGAATTTATGGGCTGGCAGGAGGCAGCTGACTTGATTAAGCATGGCATCGGTCAGGCGATCTCTAACGGCGAAGTTACCTATGATTTGGCTCGACTCATGGAACCGCCGGTGGAGCCTCTAAAATGCTCAGAATTTGCCTCCGCCATCATCAAATACTTCCAAACTAATGAGTAA